One genomic segment of Christensenellaceae bacterium 44-20 includes these proteins:
- a CDS encoding class II fructose-bisphosphate aldolase, protein MLVTMKEMLDRASKENYGVAAPNVAHELDARAVLQAAEMMNAPIILDVAYGATPDIIFYGKYLTQLAEKAAVPVAINLDHGGTYQEGVAAIAAGFTSIMVDRSTLPYEENVAEVKDLVKVAHALGVSVEAELGHVGQGASYAADRDAGLTKPEEAVKYIEDTGIDMLAVAVGTAHGEYVGTPHIDFDRLVEIKKATNGFPLVLHGGSGSGDENLKKACQLGINKVNIYTDLAKAAVRQINEDGIPGMIWNSITNGIVKQISYYIELFGGKDKAWKVENKGLGFFEIDTTEK, encoded by the coding sequence ATGCTCGTAACGATGAAAGAGATGCTGGATAGAGCCAGCAAAGAGAACTACGGCGTTGCCGCCCCCAACGTGGCGCATGAGCTGGATGCAAGAGCGGTTCTCCAGGCTGCGGAGATGATGAACGCTCCGATTATCCTGGACGTCGCCTATGGCGCAACCCCGGATATCATTTTCTATGGCAAATATCTGACCCAGCTGGCAGAGAAAGCTGCTGTTCCGGTTGCCATCAACCTGGATCACGGCGGCACATATCAGGAAGGCGTTGCCGCTATCGCCGCTGGTTTCACCTCCATCATGGTCGACAGATCCACGCTCCCCTATGAGGAGAATGTTGCAGAGGTTAAGGATCTCGTCAAGGTTGCACACGCGCTGGGCGTCAGCGTTGAGGCTGAGCTGGGCCACGTCGGCCAGGGCGCAAGCTATGCCGCAGACAGAGATGCCGGCCTGACCAAGCCCGAAGAGGCCGTCAAATACATCGAGGATACCGGCATTGATATGCTGGCTGTCGCAGTCGGCACGGCGCACGGCGAGTATGTCGGCACGCCCCACATCGATTTCGACCGCCTGGTCGAGATCAAGAAGGCGACCAACGGCTTCCCGCTGGTTCTGCACGGCGGTTCCGGCTCGGGCGATGAGAACCTCAAGAAGGCTTGCCAGCTGGGCATCAACAAGGTCAATATCTACACCGACCTTGCAAAAGCTGCTGTCCGCCAGATCAACGAAGACGGCATCCCCGGCATGATCTGGAACTCCATCACCAACGGCATCGTCAAGCAGATTTCCTACTACATCGAGCTGTTCGGCGGCAAGGACAAAGCTTGGAAAGTCGAGAACAAGGGCCTGGGCTTCTTCGAAATCGATACCACCGAGAAATAA
- a CDS encoding alpha/beta fold hydrolase, protein MKHQTEIFHLNSDADGLRLEGTLVFPSGAPKGIVQISHGMAEHRQRYLPFLDFLADAGYIGAIHDHRGHGGSAKGPEDYGYFGAPGWQGAVSDLAQAAAYLKGRFPGLPLSLFAHSMGTMIARIFLKEHDGEIAKLVLCGPPTENKLAGVGIALARALGALCGGHHRSAFLQSLAFAGYDKKGDPENSWVCANPDARSAYQADPACGFVFTINGFAALFSLMRECFSKKGWQMRHADLPILLMAGADDPVIQSPAAFEQAAEFLRRRGYGDICTRLYPGLRHELLNERENERVYADVLAWLEE, encoded by the coding sequence ATGAAGCATCAAACCGAAATTTTTCATCTGAATTCGGATGCCGACGGCCTGCGGCTGGAGGGGACGCTGGTGTTCCCATCCGGCGCGCCCAAGGGCATCGTGCAAATTTCCCATGGCATGGCCGAGCATCGCCAGCGCTATTTGCCCTTTCTGGATTTTCTGGCGGATGCGGGCTATATCGGCGCCATTCACGACCACCGGGGGCATGGAGGCAGCGCCAAAGGCCCGGAGGACTACGGCTATTTCGGCGCGCCGGGCTGGCAGGGGGCCGTCTCGGATTTGGCGCAGGCTGCCGCCTATCTGAAGGGGCGCTTCCCCGGCCTGCCCCTCTCCCTCTTCGCCCACAGCATGGGGACGATGATCGCCCGCATCTTCCTCAAGGAGCACGACGGCGAAATTGCAAAGCTCGTGCTCTGCGGGCCGCCCACGGAAAACAAGCTGGCGGGAGTTGGCATCGCTCTGGCGCGGGCGCTGGGGGCACTCTGCGGCGGGCATCACCGCAGTGCTTTTTTGCAGAGCCTGGCCTTTGCGGGATACGACAAGAAGGGAGATCCGGAGAATTCCTGGGTCTGCGCCAATCCGGACGCGCGCTCGGCCTATCAGGCAGACCCGGCGTGCGGCTTTGTTTTCACGATAAACGGCTTTGCGGCGCTCTTCTCTCTCATGCGGGAGTGCTTTTCCAAAAAAGGATGGCAGATGCGGCACGCGGATTTGCCCATCCTGCTCATGGCCGGGGCGGATGACCCCGTCATCCAAAGCCCGGCGGCTTTTGAACAGGCGGCAGAGTTTTTGCGGCGGCGTGGCTATGGCGATATCTGCACCAGGCTCTACCCAGGCCTGCGGCACGAACTGCTGAACGAGCGGGAAAATGAGCGCGTCTATGCAGATGTGCTGGCCTGGCTGGAGGAGTGA
- the ispE gene encoding 4-(cytidine 5'-diphospho)-2-C-methyl-D-erythritol kinase yields the protein MLTIQANAKINLYLEITGTLENGYHALSMIMQSISLGDTLRIEQADALCVHCPGVPQEQNSAFRAAQLFFDAAGLAGGARIEISKRIPSQAGLGGGSADAAAALLGLNALYGNPLGPDELARIAVQIGADVPFFLKGGCQQCQGIGEVLTPLENALCPYYLVVQPEGGVSTPAAYRKYDELGGRQGDLALCKQALAAGDLAAFGKATANSLERAAKALCPPVAQALAFLQTCADCALMTGSGSACIGLFADKPRAEAALQKARARFPFAELAQNAPAGIYIHSTSNTEAL from the coding sequence ATGTTAACCATTCAGGCAAATGCAAAAATCAACCTATATCTGGAAATTACCGGCACGCTGGAAAACGGCTACCACGCTCTTTCCATGATCATGCAGAGCATCTCGCTTGGCGATACGCTCCGCATAGAGCAGGCGGATGCGCTCTGCGTGCATTGCCCGGGCGTGCCCCAGGAGCAGAACAGCGCTTTTCGGGCGGCGCAGCTCTTTTTTGATGCCGCAGGGCTGGCCGGCGGCGCGCGCATCGAGATTTCCAAGCGCATACCTTCCCAGGCCGGGCTTGGGGGCGGCAGTGCGGATGCGGCGGCGGCTCTTTTGGGGCTGAACGCGCTCTATGGCAACCCGCTTGGCCCCGATGAGCTGGCGCGCATCGCCGTGCAGATTGGCGCAGACGTCCCCTTCTTTCTGAAAGGCGGATGCCAGCAGTGCCAGGGCATCGGCGAGGTGCTCACCCCGCTGGAAAATGCGCTTTGCCCCTATTATCTGGTCGTTCAGCCCGAGGGCGGCGTCAGCACCCCGGCGGCCTACCGCAAATACGACGAGCTGGGCGGCCGGCAGGGAGACCTGGCGCTCTGCAAACAGGCGCTGGCGGCGGGGGACCTGGCGGCCTTTGGCAAGGCTACGGCCAACAGCCTGGAGCGCGCGGCAAAGGCGCTCTGCCCGCCCGTCGCCCAGGCGCTGGCATTCCTGCAAACATGCGCAGACTGCGCCCTGATGACGGGCAGCGGCAGCGCCTGCATCGGTCTGTTTGCAGACAAGCCCCGGGCAGAGGCGGCGCTGCAAAAGGCCCGCGCCCGGTTTCCCTTTGCAGAGCTGGCGCAAAATGCGCCGGCAGGCATCTACATTCACAGCACCAGCAATACGGAGGCACTATGA
- a CDS encoding class I SAM-dependent methyltransferase, whose product MIIADKISDYKVLDTGDGMKLESWGGYLLARPDPQVIWKKSRPALWEKAHAVYHRSATGGGHWEYKKQLPERWEIGYGGLRFYVRPTGFKHTGLFPEQSANWQFMMDALSGGEEVLNLFAYTGGATLAAARAGARLTHVDAAKSMVAWAKENAALSGLAEAPIRYMVDDCMKFVLREQRRGRKYQGIIMDPPSYGRGSSGQIWRVEEHLFPLVEECAKLLAEDAKFFIINSYTTGLSAVVTQNMLEQCVAEKLGGSIQADSLVLPVQEQRIYLPCGTTARWQA is encoded by the coding sequence ATGATCATTGCAGATAAAATTTCGGATTATAAAGTGCTGGATACGGGCGACGGCATGAAGCTGGAGAGCTGGGGCGGCTATCTGCTGGCCCGGCCGGATCCGCAGGTGATTTGGAAAAAGAGCCGGCCCGCTCTTTGGGAAAAGGCCCACGCGGTCTATCACCGCAGCGCCACAGGCGGCGGGCACTGGGAATATAAAAAACAGCTGCCCGAGCGCTGGGAAATCGGCTATGGCGGCCTGCGCTTTTATGTGCGGCCCACGGGCTTTAAGCATACCGGCCTGTTCCCCGAGCAGTCGGCCAACTGGCAGTTTATGATGGATGCGCTCTCGGGCGGCGAGGAAGTGCTCAATCTCTTTGCCTATACGGGCGGAGCGACGCTGGCGGCGGCCAGGGCCGGGGCGCGGCTGACGCATGTGGATGCGGCAAAGAGCATGGTGGCCTGGGCCAAGGAGAATGCCGCTCTTTCCGGCCTGGCGGAAGCGCCCATCCGCTATATGGTAGACGACTGCATGAAGTTCGTCCTGCGCGAACAGCGCCGGGGCAGGAAATACCAGGGCATCATCATGGATCCTCCAAGCTACGGCCGGGGCAGCAGCGGGCAGATTTGGCGGGTGGAGGAGCATCTTTTCCCGCTGGTGGAGGAGTGCGCCAAACTGCTGGCGGAGGATGCCAAGTTCTTCATCATCAATTCCTATACCACCGGCCTCTCCGCTGTGGTTACGCAAAACATGCTGGAGCAGTGCGTGGCAGAGAAGCTGGGCGGCAGCATTCAGGCGGACAGCCTGGTTCTGCCCGTGCAGGAACAGCGCATCTATCTGCCCTGCGGGACGACGGCCAGGTGGCAGGCGTGA
- a CDS encoding RluA family pseudouridine synthase — protein sequence MNILYEDNHLLVAEKPAGVPAQADASGAADMLTLLKAYLKEKYQKSGAVYLGLVHRLDRPASGLMVFARTSKAAGRLSEQIRRGEMQKGYFAVVQGAPPREGRLEDYLVKDPRKNQSRIARPEERGAKKAALEYEVLQQKSGQALVRIRLLTGRSHQIRLQFASRGWPLAGDAKYGSGGQDLALYSYFLGFAHPTKQQAMRFYSLPCAPAFAPFGQAMRQAINAQKKAAAELGEAILPEDE from the coding sequence GTGAACATTCTATACGAGGATAACCACCTTCTGGTGGCCGAAAAGCCGGCGGGCGTCCCGGCCCAGGCAGATGCCTCGGGGGCGGCGGATATGCTCACTCTGCTCAAGGCCTATCTCAAGGAGAAATACCAAAAGAGCGGGGCAGTCTACCTTGGGCTGGTGCACCGGCTGGATCGCCCGGCTTCCGGCCTGATGGTGTTCGCCCGGACGAGCAAGGCCGCAGGCCGCCTTTCCGAGCAGATTCGCCGGGGAGAGATGCAAAAGGGGTATTTTGCCGTGGTGCAGGGCGCGCCGCCAAGGGAAGGCCGGCTGGAGGACTATCTCGTAAAGGACCCGCGCAAAAACCAGTCCCGCATCGCCCGGCCGGAGGAGCGCGGCGCCAAAAAGGCGGCGCTGGAATATGAGGTCTTGCAGCAGAAAAGCGGGCAAGCGCTGGTGCGCATCCGCCTGCTCACGGGCCGGTCGCATCAGATTCGCCTGCAATTCGCCTCCCGGGGGTGGCCGCTGGCCGGCGACGCCAAATACGGAAGCGGCGGGCAGGATTTGGCGCTGTATTCCTATTTTCTTGGCTTTGCACACCCGACGAAACAGCAGGCCATGCGCTTTTATTCGCTTCCCTGCGCCCCGGCGTTCGCGCCCTTCGGGCAGGCCATGCGGCAGGCAATAAATGCCCAGAAGAAGGCTGCGGCAGAGCTGGGAGAAGCAATTTTGCCGGAAGACGAATAA
- a CDS encoding polya polymerase produces MKIQNISEPQKFFEVLNNCKGSVELVTSEGDRLNLKSKLCQYIALTQMFKDASIDEVELVVSEPEDMSMLLDYLIKG; encoded by the coding sequence ATGAAAATTCAAAACATCAGCGAGCCCCAAAAATTTTTTGAGGTTCTGAACAACTGCAAGGGCAGCGTTGAGCTGGTTACTTCCGAAGGCGACAGACTCAACCTGAAGAGCAAGCTCTGCCAGTATATTGCGCTCACGCAGATGTTCAAGGATGCATCCATCGACGAAGTCGAGCTGGTTGTTTCCGAGCCGGAAGATATGAGCATGCTTCTTGACTATCTCATCAAGGGCTAA
- a CDS encoding PD-(D/E)XK nuclease family protein produces MEIIYSSHYHALQEQLYRMAGQALRENRPTLILVPAQASFLVESGILRECGVQGFLELEVMSFEKLTSRILELEGGRVLPALDGAGVAMLAKRAMRQAQGLRALNTEDERLHQRVGELVSALKSEEIFPEQLRALAAGRHAFTADKLLDVADIFEQMLALSGGSMMDGRDQEKLAQGKFAGSVYLKKRDIVIFGFDILPALRMKSIAALAKSAASLKLLIEAADDGVLQKQWQCVKRLEALARSEGVAVSMREWKAKPAGEIGFLQENIYAYPGGQYEKKPGAVEVVCAASKQKEVEYAAQRILEHTCEQGGRMREIAILAGSMGEYEAAVRDVFARAGIPFFLESKRALLESSAAEFALSALDILAGRRWRLADVLRHLKCGFLCDEREETALVRHAREYGLRGYAFRRGFRKGGEEMEALRQRAFGPLLELEQRAEQENIAALLLEYLERSGLGPKLEEQASELERLGFLAEGRYLRQVYEAMRALISQAQALGEQMDARELRQVLEAGFEAAQISIIPPATDEVSLGDITHSIFERKKLVIVLGANEGSLPLTPDGSGLINDYEIAELRKELPAFPNKMEFDDQKAYLRRGFAAGERLVLCYNREDGPASHLVHRLHRLFPMLEEEQAECRPLRSAQASYDNLAMELRALADGGQAQSELLSAYIGEEKKKLAELLPSVQFDNTPASLGRAVARGLYGPPAASVSRMERYFECSYRHFMEYGIRPEKIREFEEDAGSAGTYVHDLMDDFAQELAERKLSWAEIDDALLQEVVDSAAEKRMEEHNRGIFREKRFAFGEKRLREEAALAARAVRSQLEGSGVRVAASEAGFGGDIFSLPTPYGRLTLRGRIDRVDEAAPGGQAYVRVVDYKTGAKKFSLTDVYYGLNLQLIVYLMAVENYYRAHGREVFPAGGFYFEIKLPYIPEDAEEGSRLSKFKMNGFILAEDSVAQAFSGQEQSMNIRQKAGGLADGENTFSKEQMQALFGYTKKLILQAAAQMSEGELSLCPVADGENLPCRYCDYHAVCGFDELYQGNQVRQKQKMEKARFFGEIGGESGENGADQPPAAGC; encoded by the coding sequence ATGGAAATTATCTATTCGAGCCACTATCATGCGCTGCAGGAGCAGCTCTACCGCATGGCAGGCCAGGCACTGCGCGAAAATCGGCCGACGCTGATTCTTGTGCCAGCCCAGGCCAGCTTTTTGGTGGAATCCGGCATACTAAGAGAGTGCGGCGTGCAGGGCTTTCTGGAGCTGGAAGTCATGAGTTTTGAGAAGCTGACCTCCCGCATCCTGGAGCTGGAGGGCGGCCGCGTCCTGCCCGCGCTGGACGGCGCAGGCGTCGCCATGCTGGCCAAGCGCGCCATGCGCCAGGCCCAGGGGCTTCGGGCGCTGAATACCGAGGACGAGCGCCTGCATCAGCGGGTGGGCGAGCTGGTTTCGGCGCTCAAAAGCGAGGAAATTTTCCCGGAGCAGCTGCGGGCTCTGGCCGCGGGGCGGCACGCCTTTACGGCGGACAAGCTGCTGGACGTCGCGGATATCTTTGAACAGATGCTGGCGCTTTCGGGCGGGAGCATGATGGATGGAAGAGACCAGGAAAAGCTGGCGCAGGGCAAATTCGCCGGCTCGGTTTATTTGAAAAAGCGGGATATCGTCATCTTCGGGTTCGATATTCTGCCTGCTCTGCGCATGAAGAGCATCGCGGCGCTGGCCAAAAGCGCGGCCAGCCTGAAACTGCTCATCGAGGCGGCAGACGACGGCGTTCTGCAAAAACAGTGGCAGTGTGTTAAGCGGCTGGAAGCGCTGGCGCGCTCGGAAGGGGTTGCCGTTTCCATGCGGGAATGGAAAGCAAAGCCGGCCGGGGAAATCGGCTTTTTGCAGGAAAATATCTATGCCTACCCAGGGGGGCAGTATGAGAAAAAGCCGGGGGCGGTGGAAGTTGTCTGTGCGGCGAGCAAGCAAAAGGAAGTGGAATACGCGGCCCAGCGCATTTTGGAGCACACCTGCGAGCAGGGTGGCCGGATGCGGGAAATCGCGATTTTGGCGGGCAGTATGGGGGAATACGAGGCGGCCGTGCGGGATGTGTTTGCCCGGGCGGGCATCCCGTTCTTTCTGGAGAGCAAGCGGGCGCTTCTGGAGAGCAGTGCGGCTGAATTTGCCCTCTCGGCGCTGGATATCCTGGCTGGCCGCAGATGGCGGCTGGCAGACGTTCTGCGGCATTTAAAATGCGGCTTTCTCTGCGATGAGCGGGAGGAGACGGCCCTGGTGCGCCATGCCCGGGAATACGGCCTGCGGGGCTATGCCTTCCGGCGCGGTTTCCGGAAGGGCGGCGAGGAGATGGAAGCGCTCCGTCAGCGCGCCTTCGGGCCGCTTCTGGAGCTGGAGCAGAGGGCGGAGCAGGAGAATATCGCGGCGCTGCTGCTGGAATATCTGGAGCGCTCCGGCCTTGGCCCAAAGCTGGAAGAACAGGCATCAGAGCTGGAGCGGCTGGGCTTTTTGGCCGAGGGCCGCTATCTGCGGCAGGTTTACGAGGCCATGCGCGCCCTGATTTCCCAGGCGCAGGCGCTGGGGGAGCAGATGGATGCCCGGGAATTGCGGCAGGTTTTGGAGGCGGGCTTTGAAGCCGCGCAAATCTCCATCATCCCGCCGGCGACAGACGAAGTCAGCCTGGGAGATATCACCCACAGCATTTTCGAGCGCAAAAAGCTGGTGATCGTGCTGGGGGCGAACGAGGGCAGCCTGCCGCTGACGCCGGATGGCTCCGGCCTCATCAACGACTACGAGATTGCCGAGCTGCGCAAAGAACTGCCGGCCTTTCCCAATAAAATGGAGTTCGACGACCAAAAGGCGTATCTGCGCCGGGGCTTTGCCGCGGGCGAGCGGCTGGTGCTCTGCTATAACCGGGAAGACGGCCCGGCTTCGCATCTGGTGCACCGCCTGCATCGCCTTTTCCCCATGCTGGAGGAGGAGCAGGCCGAGTGCCGGCCTCTGCGCTCGGCTCAGGCTTCTTACGACAACCTGGCCATGGAGCTTCGGGCGCTGGCAGACGGCGGGCAGGCGCAGAGCGAACTGCTCTCGGCCTATATCGGCGAAGAGAAGAAAAAGCTGGCAGAGCTGCTGCCCAGCGTGCAGTTCGACAACACGCCGGCCAGCCTGGGCAGAGCGGTCGCCCGGGGGCTATACGGCCCGCCGGCGGCCAGCGTCTCCCGGATGGAGCGCTATTTCGAGTGTTCCTACCGGCATTTCATGGAATACGGCATCCGGCCGGAGAAGATCCGGGAGTTTGAGGAGGATGCGGGCAGTGCCGGGACGTATGTGCACGATTTGATGGATGATTTTGCCCAGGAGCTGGCCGAGCGAAAGCTCTCCTGGGCCGAGATAGACGACGCTCTCCTGCAGGAAGTAGTGGACAGCGCGGCGGAAAAGCGCATGGAGGAGCACAACCGCGGCATTTTCCGGGAGAAGCGCTTTGCCTTTGGCGAAAAGCGCCTGCGGGAAGAAGCGGCGCTGGCGGCCCGGGCTGTGCGCAGCCAGCTGGAGGGAAGCGGCGTGCGCGTGGCGGCTAGCGAGGCGGGCTTTGGCGGGGATATCTTCTCCCTGCCCACGCCGTATGGCCGGCTGACCCTGCGCGGCCGCATCGACCGGGTGGATGAAGCCGCACCCGGCGGCCAGGCATATGTGCGCGTGGTGGATTACAAGACGGGCGCCAAAAAATTCAGCCTGACGGACGTCTACTACGGCCTGAATTTGCAGCTTATCGTCTACCTCATGGCGGTGGAAAACTACTACCGCGCCCACGGCAGGGAAGTCTTCCCGGCGGGCGGGTTCTATTTCGAGATCAAGCTGCCCTATATTCCGGAGGATGCCGAGGAGGGAAGCCGGCTCTCCAAATTTAAGATGAACGGCTTTATCCTGGCCGAAGATTCGGTGGCGCAGGCGTTTTCCGGCCAGGAGCAGAGCATGAATATAAGGCAGAAGGCCGGCGGCCTGGCAGACGGGGAGAACACCTTCAGCAAAGAGCAGATGCAGGCGCTCTTTGGCTACACCAAAAAGCTGATTTTGCAGGCGGCGGCGCAGATGAGCGAGGGGGAGCTCTCGCTTTGCCCGGTGGCGGATGGGGAAAACCTGCCCTGCCGGTACTGCGATTACCACGCCGTCTGCGGGTTCGACGAGCTCTATCAGGGCAACCAGGTGCGGCAAAAGCAGAAGATGGAGAAAGCGCGCTTTTTTGGCGAGATAGGAGGGGAAAGTGGCGAAAATGGAGCTGACCAGCCGCCAGCGGCAGGCTGTTGA